From one Dermacentor andersoni chromosome 1, qqDerAnde1_hic_scaffold, whole genome shotgun sequence genomic stretch:
- the LOC129381780 gene encoding uncharacterized protein produces MDVVVHVYSNIPNKRRARSSLLFQAPAFPRPPPSTPAPGPPPAARPRPPPPPPPRRPPVQPPPAPLPKPPAPAPPQYQPSPPQYQPPPPVYQPPPPVSRPPPPPPAPRPRPPPPAPRPPARPPPSYLPPPPAPRPPPPPPAPRPPPPPPAPRPPARPPPSYQPPPPVPRPPPPPPAPRPPPPPPAPRPPARPPPSYQPPPPVPTPPPPPAPRPPPPPPAPRPPVRPPPSYQPPPPVPRPPPPPPAPRPPPPPYRPPPPAARPPPPPPPAPRPPPRRPPPSYQPPAPVPAPPLRPAPPVPRPPAPRPPPPSYPAPAPRPVPSRPQPRPPPPALRPQPPPSRPVPRPQPPRRPPPAYVPGPAPGPAPGPAPRPVPRPVPRPGPSPTPGFGPGQVVYQPPAVYIPSTVYVPSVIPAHAPPPSYPPPPPPAAALPTPAPRPRPLPRPPPSYTPPPAAPRPAPPPLAPRPPPPPPPPPRPAPPPVSRPPPAYTPPQAPQAPRPPPPPPPVPRPPPTIPRPLPPPPAPRPLPPRPSPPYQPPPQGPRPAGPPAPPRRPPPEYRPPGGSPEEHHPPDDDLFLVVLLPNEGGGDGDEELPPERPAYT; encoded by the exons GAGGCCGCCCCCTCCCCCGCCACCACGCAGGCCACCCGTTCAGCCTCCACCGGCTCCCCTGCCGAAACCACCCGCGCCTGCACCACCGCAATACCAACCCTCACCACCACAATACCAACCTCCCCCACCGGTGTACCAGCCGCCACCTCCAGTTTCGAGACCACCGCCACCCCCTCCTGCGCCAAGGCCACGACCTCCTCCTCCAGCTCCAAGGCCTCCAGCTAGACCACCACCATCGTACCTGCCACCCCCTCCGGCCCCGAGACCACCACCACCCCCTCCTGCTCCAAGGCCGCCACCTCCTCCTCCGGCCCCAAGGCCTCCAGCTAGACCACCACCATCGTACCAGCCGCCACCTCCGGTTCCGAGACCACCACCACCCCCTCCTGCTCCAAGGCCGCCACCTCCTCCTCCGGCCCCAAGGCCTCCAGCTAGACCACCACCGTCGTACCAGCCGCCACCTCCGGTTCCGACACCACCACCCCCTCCTGCTCCAAGGCCGCCACCTCCTCCTCCGGCCCCAAGGCCTCCAGTTAGACCACCACCATCGTACCAGCCGCCACCTCCAGTTCCGAGACCACCACCACCCCCTCCTGCTCCAAGGCCGCCACCTCCACCTTATCGACCCCCCCCTCCTGCAGCACGGCCtccacccccaccaccaccagcaccaagGCCGCCTCCTAGAAGGCCACCTCCATCATATCAGCCACCAGCCCCAGTGCCCGCTCCTCCTCTAAGGCCAGCGCCTCCTGTTCCAAGACCGCCTGCACCACGACCACCTCCGCCCTCTTATCCTGCACCTGCGCCTAGGCCAGTGCCCTCCAGACCCCAGCCGCGACCACCACCCCCTGCTCTTAGACCCCAACCCCCCCCATCTCGACCCGTGCCGAGGCCTCAACCACCGCGCCGACCACCGCCGGCTTACGTGCCCGGACCCGCCCCGGGTCCCGCGCCTGGCCCTGCCCCTCGTCCAGTTCCGAGACCCGTTCCAAGACCAGGCCCCTCTCCGACGCCTGGATTTGGACCTGGACAAGTCGTGTACCAGCCACCGGCGGTCTATATACCATCGactgtgtatgtgccgtctgTGATACCGGCTCATGCACCACCGCCCTCATATCCGCCACCCCCACCTCCTGCTGCTGCTTTACCGACACCGGCACCACGTCCGCGACCTCTGCCGAGACCCCCACCATCGTATACGCCGCCCCCAGCTGCTCCGAGGCCGGCACCGCCCCCCCTTGCACCGagaccgccaccaccgccaccaccgcctCCAAGGCCGGCACCCCCTCCCGTTTCTAGGCCGCCGCCAGCGTACACGCCTCCGCAGGCGCCACAAGCGCCTAGACCACCGCCGCCCCCTCCTCCAGTTCCGAGACCACCCCCGACAATACCTCGGCCTCTACCACCACCTCCGGCGCCAAGGCCTTTGCCCCCAAGGCCTAGTCCACCTTACCAGCCTCCTCCCCAAGGTCCTAGACCTGCTGGCCCTCCTGCTCCACCGAGAAGACCTCCACCAGAATACAGGCCTCCTGGTGGCTCACCGGAAGA GCATCATCCACCGGATGACGATTTGTTCCTAGTTGTGTTGCTTCCGAACGAAGGCGGAGGTGACGGCGACGAAGAGCTGCCCCCAGAACGACCCGCGTAT ACATAA